In the genome of Fusobacterium necrogenes, one region contains:
- a CDS encoding siderophore ABC transporter substrate-binding protein: protein MKKIIAGIIVVFIAFIGFMYIKSSENQGAEVEKVVIEHSLGSVEVPKNPKRVVVFDYGILDILDTLGANVIGLPRDMVPEHLSKYSSDKYANLGSLKEPNLEKIYEAKPDLIIIAGRQRDFYSSLSKIAPTIFVETSSADYMKGLKTNIDILTKVFDNSQMLNEKYVEIESRVKSIKAKVEEKGYNAMVLLSNNGRIAAYGEKSRFSIFYDYLGFKTTGEVVASTHGNKVTFEYLLEKNPDYIYIVDKAAVVGDNLLANKAFDNPIVKSTKAAQNGNIVFLNSMVWYTASGGLKSTEIMLDEVEKSIN, encoded by the coding sequence GTGAAAAAGATAATTGCAGGAATAATAGTTGTATTTATAGCTTTTATTGGATTTATGTATATAAAGAGCTCTGAAAATCAGGGAGCAGAGGTAGAAAAAGTGGTTATAGAACACTCTTTAGGAAGTGTAGAAGTTCCTAAAAATCCTAAAAGAGTAGTGGTGTTTGACTATGGAATCTTGGATATATTAGATACTTTGGGAGCTAATGTGATAGGGTTACCAAGAGATATGGTACCTGAGCATCTATCAAAATATAGTAGTGATAAATATGCAAATCTAGGAAGTCTAAAAGAGCCAAATTTAGAGAAAATCTACGAGGCTAAGCCAGACTTGATAATTATAGCAGGAAGACAGAGAGATTTCTACTCATCTCTATCAAAGATAGCCCCAACAATTTTTGTGGAGACTTCATCTGCTGACTATATGAAGGGATTAAAAACTAATATAGATATTTTAACAAAGGTATTTGATAACTCTCAAATGTTAAATGAAAAATATGTAGAGATAGAGAGCAGAGTTAAATCTATAAAAGCTAAGGTAGAGGAAAAGGGATATAATGCTATGGTATTACTATCTAATAATGGTAGAATAGCAGCATATGGAGAGAAGTCAAGATTTTCAATATTCTATGACTATCTAGGATTTAAAACAACTGGAGAGGTAGTAGCTAGTACTCACGGAAACAAGGTAACTTTTGAATATCTATTGGAGAAAAATCCAGATTATATCTATATAGTAGATAAGGCAGCAGTTGTAGGAGATAATCTTCTAGCTAATAAGGCTTTTGATAATCCAATAGTGAAATCTACAAAGGCAGCTCAAAATGGAAATATAGTATTCTTAAACTCAATGGTATGGTATACAGCTAGTGGTGGATTAAAATCTACTGAGATAATGTTAGATGAGGTAGAAAAATCAATCAATTAA
- a CDS encoding ABC transporter permease encodes MYNIVVTVALLLLAMISTLLGVASTEINEIFVQGSHSYNIFIFSRIPRTISIIVAGFGMSICGLIMQQLTMNKFVSPTTAGTSEASKLGILVAMIFFPYESLILKMIIASIFAMGGTFLFLGIIRKIKSKDNVLVPLIGIMISGIVSSLTMFFAYKGDMIQNLSAWLFGDFSGVIKGNYELLYLTIPLVIVAFLYSKKFTISGLGEEFATNLGLNYKQVVNIGLGLVCIISSLIIITIGAIPFLGLIIPNIVSMFNGDNLSKNIYLSGISGSAFLLLCDILGRVIIYPYEIQIGLVSGVIGSGIFLILILRRLKLEY; translated from the coding sequence ATGTACAATATAGTTGTAACTGTGGCTCTTCTACTCCTAGCAATGATTTCTACATTGTTAGGGGTAGCTTCCACAGAGATAAATGAAATCTTTGTTCAAGGAAGTCATAGCTATAATATATTTATATTTAGTAGAATTCCAAGGACAATCAGTATAATAGTAGCAGGATTTGGAATGAGTATTTGTGGACTTATTATGCAACAGCTCACTATGAATAAGTTTGTATCCCCTACTACTGCAGGAACATCAGAGGCTTCAAAGCTAGGAATATTAGTGGCGATGATATTCTTTCCTTATGAGAGCCTTATTTTAAAGATGATAATAGCTTCTATCTTTGCTATGGGAGGGACTTTTCTATTTTTAGGAATTATCAGAAAGATAAAATCTAAAGATAATGTATTAGTACCACTGATAGGAATTATGATAAGTGGGATAGTAAGCTCACTGACTATGTTTTTTGCTTATAAGGGAGATATGATACAAAATCTTAGTGCTTGGTTATTTGGAGATTTTTCAGGAGTAATAAAGGGAAATTATGAGTTACTTTATCTCACTATCCCATTGGTAATAGTAGCCTTCCTATACTCTAAAAAATTTACAATCTCAGGGTTAGGAGAGGAGTTTGCTACAAACTTGGGGCTGAACTATAAGCAAGTTGTAAATATTGGGCTTGGGCTTGTTTGTATTATTTCATCTCTAATAATCATAACAATAGGAGCTATCCCATTTTTAGGATTAATCATTCCAAATATTGTTTCTATGTTCAATGGAGATAATCTTTCTAAAAATATCTATCTAAGTGGAATCTCAGGAAGTGCATTTTTACTTCTTTGTGATATTTTAGGAAGAGTTATAATCTATCCATATGAGATACAAATAGGTTTAGTATCTGGTGTCATAGGAAGTGGAATTTTCTTAATACTTATTTTAAGGAGGTTAAAACTTGAATACTAA
- a CDS encoding iron ABC transporter ATP-binding protein, translating to MIEIKGLSKKYRSKYVVKDVTTEFPDGKITCIIGPNGAGKSTLLSMMSRLSTPDEGEVFIDGKSIKEWNKQELSKTLAILKQENNTNIRLTVYELVSFGRFPHSQGKLTVEDIRYIDEAIEYMNLEEFKDKYLDELSGGQRQRAYIAMVIAQNTKYILLDEPLNNLDMKNAVQMMRTFEKMVKDLNKTIIIVMHDINFTSVYSDYILAMKNGRLEHMDSCENIVVKDKLENLYEMEFDITKINNKSICVYF from the coding sequence ATGATTGAGATAAAAGGTTTAAGTAAAAAGTATCGTTCAAAATATGTGGTAAAAGATGTAACAACAGAGTTTCCAGATGGAAAGATAACTTGTATAATAGGACCTAATGGAGCTGGAAAGAGTACTCTTCTATCTATGATGAGTAGACTATCTACCCCAGATGAGGGAGAGGTATTTATAGATGGAAAATCTATAAAGGAGTGGAATAAGCAGGAGCTATCTAAGACTTTGGCAATACTAAAGCAGGAGAACAACACAAATATCAGGCTTACAGTATATGAGCTAGTTTCCTTTGGAAGATTTCCCCACTCACAAGGGAAGCTTACTGTGGAGGATATAAGATATATTGATGAGGCTATTGAGTATATGAACTTAGAGGAGTTTAAGGATAAATACCTAGATGAGCTAAGTGGAGGGCAAAGACAGAGAGCCTACATAGCTATGGTTATTGCTCAAAATACTAAGTATATCTTACTAGATGAGCCACTGAACAATCTGGATATGAAAAATGCTGTTCAGATGATGAGAACATTTGAAAAGATGGTAAAGGATTTAAATAAGACAATAATAATAGTTATGCACGATATAAACTTTACATCAGTTTATTCAGACTATATTCTAGCTATGAAAAATGGTAGGCTAGAGCATATGGATAGCTGTGAAAATATCGTAGTGAAAGATAAGCTAGAAAATCTCTATGAGATGGAATTTGATATTACAAAAATAAATAATAAGAGTATCTGTGTATATTTTTAA
- the fabG gene encoding 3-oxoacyl-[acyl-carrier-protein] reductase: MDRLKDKVALVTGSARGIGRAIVEKFASEGALMVISCDMGPAEYTQKNVKHEILNVTDREAIKTFVKNIATEYGKIDILVNNAGITKDNFLVRMSEDQWDAVIDVNLKGVFNMTQAVAPVMTKNKAGSIITLSSVVGVYGNACQTNYAATKGGVISMSKTWARELARKGAQVRANCIAPGFISSAMTDALSEELVAKMLERTPLGRLGTVDDIANAALFLASDESSYITGQVIEVTGGLTL, encoded by the coding sequence GTGGATAGATTAAAAGATAAAGTTGCACTAGTTACAGGAAGTGCTAGAGGAATTGGAAGAGCAATAGTTGAGAAATTTGCTAGTGAAGGAGCTTTAATGGTTATATCTTGTGATATGGGGCCAGCTGAATACACTCAAAAAAATGTAAAACATGAAATTTTAAATGTTACTGACAGAGAAGCTATAAAAACATTTGTAAAAAATATAGCTACTGAGTACGGAAAAATTGATATTCTAGTAAACAATGCTGGAATAACTAAAGATAATTTTTTAGTAAGAATGTCAGAAGATCAATGGGATGCAGTTATTGATGTTAATTTAAAAGGTGTTTTTAATATGACTCAAGCAGTAGCTCCTGTTATGACAAAAAATAAAGCTGGTTCTATAATTACTCTTTCATCAGTAGTTGGAGTTTATGGAAATGCTTGTCAAACTAACTATGCAGCTACAAAAGGTGGAGTAATTTCTATGAGTAAAACTTGGGCTAGAGAGTTAGCTAGAAAAGGAGCTCAAGTAAGAGCTAACTGTATAGCTCCTGGATTTATTTCAAGTGCTATGACAGATGCACTATCTGAAGAATTAGTAGCAAAGATGTTAGAAAGAACGCCATTAGGAAGATTAGGAACAGTTGATGATATTGCTAACGCAGCATTATTTCTAGCAAGTGATGAATCTTCTTATATCACTGGACAGGTTATAGAGGTAACCGGTGGATTAACTTTATAA
- a CDS encoding EamA family transporter, producing the protein MWFFYAVLSAIFAALTSILAKIGMGEISSNLATAIRTSVVLFMAWGMVLFTKTGNQIESITGKEWLFLVLSGLATGASWLCYYKALQIGEVSKVVPVDKFSIVITILFAFIFLKEVATLKVILGAIFITIGTFIMIL; encoded by the coding sequence ATGTGGTTTTTTTATGCAGTTTTATCGGCAATTTTTGCTGCACTGACGTCTATATTGGCTAAAATAGGTATGGGTGAGATAAGCTCAAATCTAGCTACAGCTATAAGAACTAGTGTAGTCCTTTTTATGGCATGGGGAATGGTACTCTTTACTAAAACAGGAAATCAAATAGAAAGCATTACAGGAAAAGAATGGCTATTTTTAGTTTTATCTGGTCTAGCAACAGGTGCATCATGGCTTTGCTATTACAAGGCTCTTCAAATAGGAGAGGTATCTAAAGTAGTTCCAGTTGATAAATTTAGCATTGTTATAACTATTTTGTTTGCTTTTATTTTTTTAAAAGAAGTAGCAACTTTAAAAGTTATATTAGGAGCTATTTTTATAACTATAGGAACATTTATAATGATTTTATAA
- the corA gene encoding magnesium/cobalt transporter CorA, which produces MNDSSNRIKKIGLPPGSIIYTGENPEHKIHIDILAYNDSTIKRELFDENSDLEEIKKEFKGITWINVDGIHNISLVKRIGKIFNLDSLLMEDLVNSTQRAKVEERGEYLFIVMKMLKLNLISKDISYEQVSFIVGEDYLLTFHETPGDIFDSIKARIEAPNSRMRKKSVGYLTYAILDNIVDNYFMILDEVEMEIDRLESKVINNSEREDLQAIINLKQKVTTLKRTIGPIRELISRLQTNSVAEYLNDDIKIYLTDLSDHGIIVHDTLDILNGRVTELIQLYHSTISNGMNEIMQILAIISTIFMPLSFLASLYGMNFEYMPELQSKYGYFIILAIMFILVLGMLGYFKKKKWI; this is translated from the coding sequence ATGAATGATTCATCAAATAGAATAAAAAAAATTGGACTGCCACCTGGGAGTATAATATACACAGGAGAAAATCCAGAGCACAAGATACATATAGATATCCTTGCCTATAATGATAGTACTATAAAAAGAGAGCTTTTTGATGAAAATAGTGATTTAGAAGAGATAAAAAAAGAGTTTAAAGGAATAACGTGGATAAATGTAGATGGAATACATAATATATCATTAGTGAAAAGGATAGGAAAAATTTTTAATCTAGATAGTTTACTTATGGAAGATTTAGTAAATAGTACACAACGTGCTAAGGTAGAGGAAAGAGGAGAATATCTTTTTATAGTGATGAAGATGTTAAAACTCAATTTAATCTCTAAAGATATTAGTTATGAGCAAGTTTCATTTATAGTAGGAGAGGATTATTTGCTTACATTTCATGAAACACCTGGGGATATTTTTGATTCTATTAAAGCTAGAATAGAAGCACCAAATTCAAGAATGAGAAAGAAAAGCGTAGGGTATCTTACATATGCAATATTAGATAATATAGTTGATAATTATTTTATGATATTAGATGAAGTTGAAATGGAAATAGATAGACTTGAATCAAAAGTAATAAATAATTCTGAAAGAGAGGATTTGCAGGCTATAATTAATTTGAAGCAAAAGGTAACTACATTAAAAAGAACAATAGGACCAATTAGAGAATTGATTAGTAGGCTTCAAACTAATAGTGTAGCAGAATATTTAAATGATGATATAAAGATATATTTAACTGATTTATCTGATCATGGTATAATAGTACATGATACGCTAGATATTTTAAATGGTAGAGTGACAGAGTTAATACAGTTATATCATTCAACTATCAGTAATGGAATGAATGAGATTATGCAAATATTAGCTATAATTTCTACAATATTTATGCCACTTAGTTTTTTAGCGAGCTTATATGGTATGAATTTTGAATATATGCCAGAACTTCAAAGTAAGTATGGCTATTTTATAATCTTGGCAATCATGTTTATTCTAGTTTTAGGGATGCTTGGATATTTTAAAAAGAAAAAATGGATATAA
- a CDS encoding iron chelate uptake ABC transporter family permease subunit, with product MLGVNFSNFRFLIGLRIPKLFGIILSGICISVSTLIFQTITNSRILTPSVMGLDAMYVFLQTAIFFIFHKFIPILSDDIVKFFLTIVAMVFITSSLQKLFSGNSKGKILYMVLIGMVTGTFLDSLSNSMQVIMDPNEFLILQSGLFASYNTINIYLLIIAYIILGAVIYFIIGEHNQLDVLSLGHDQAINLGLDYNRILKKYLVVISILVSISTALVGPITFLGLLTVNIAKELFSTYKHIYLSIAGIVLNIIFLIFGQLLVEKVFNNSISIGTIINFVGGIYLLNILLKERKIA from the coding sequence ATGTTGGGAGTAAATTTTAGTAATTTTAGATTTCTTATAGGGCTACGTATTCCAAAACTTTTTGGGATAATTCTAAGTGGAATCTGTATCTCTGTATCTACACTGATATTTCAGACTATTACCAACAGTAGAATTTTGACTCCTAGTGTGATGGGATTAGATGCTATGTATGTGTTTTTACAGACAGCTATATTTTTTATCTTCCACAAATTTATACCAATTTTATCAGATGATATAGTTAAATTTTTTCTAACTATTGTAGCTATGGTTTTTATTACTAGTAGTCTGCAAAAGCTTTTCAGTGGAAATTCTAAGGGGAAGATACTCTATATGGTTTTGATAGGTATGGTAACAGGGACTTTTTTAGATAGTCTTTCTAACTCTATGCAGGTTATTATGGACCCCAATGAGTTTTTGATACTGCAATCTGGTCTTTTTGCTAGTTACAATACAATTAATATATATCTTTTAATAATTGCCTATATAATTTTAGGAGCAGTGATATATTTTATAATAGGAGAACACAACCAACTAGATGTATTGAGTCTTGGACACGACCAAGCTATAAACTTGGGATTAGATTACAATAGAATTTTGAAAAAGTATCTTGTGGTAATCTCAATTTTAGTTTCAATATCTACTGCCCTAGTAGGACCTATCACTTTTTTAGGACTACTTACTGTAAATATAGCCAAGGAGCTTTTTTCTACTTACAAACATATCTATCTGTCAATAGCAGGTATAGTCCTCAATATTATATTTTTAATATTTGGACAACTGCTAGTGGAAAAAGTTTTCAATAACTCTATCTCTATTGGTACAATAATCAATTTTGTAGGTGGAATATATCTTTTAAATATACTATTGAAGGAGAGAAAAATAGCATGA
- a CDS encoding outer membrane beta-barrel protein — protein MKKVTLFLLLGALSSGALANGYFNIRAGADLYTKVDSVGIYSSNSTEDFGYEFGVEYLRPITEKLDLGFGIAYQKHADISGKGTEYSQWNGVIKSEYFKGYEDFSGYDSVPLYITGRYILTKNYPFTPYIKASVGYSFNINGDNIRYIDKVENENEQTDVDLGGQVFQSYSLAKSVKDGLYYSVGLGVEYKSFTLETLYQVNTGKINVQNQEYNVSYDRVSLVLGYKF, from the coding sequence ATGAAAAAAGTAACATTATTTTTATTGTTAGGAGCTTTAAGTTCTGGTGCGTTAGCAAATGGATACTTTAATATTAGAGCAGGAGCTGATCTATATACGAAGGTAGATTCAGTCGGAATATATTCGAGCAATAGTACAGAAGATTTTGGTTATGAGTTTGGAGTGGAATATCTAAGACCAATTACTGAAAAATTAGATTTAGGATTTGGAATAGCTTATCAAAAACATGCAGATATTTCAGGTAAAGGGACAGAATATAGTCAATGGAATGGAGTAATTAAAAGTGAATATTTTAAAGGATATGAAGATTTTTCAGGATATGATAGTGTTCCTTTATATATAACAGGAAGATACATACTTACTAAAAATTATCCATTTACTCCTTACATAAAAGCTAGTGTAGGTTATTCATTTAATATTAATGGAGATAATATTAGATATATAGATAAAGTTGAAAATGAAAATGAACAAACTGACGTAGATTTAGGAGGGCAAGTATTTCAAAGTTATTCACTTGCTAAAAGTGTAAAAGATGGGTTATACTATTCAGTAGGTTTAGGGGTAGAATATAAGTCATTTACTTTAGAAACACTTTATCAAGTAAATACAGGAAAGATAAATGTTCAAAATCAAGAGTATAATGTTAGTTACGATAGAGTATCCTTAGTATTAGGTTATAAATTTTAA
- a CDS encoding TonB-dependent receptor, with protein MKKLAILSFLICVGAVARGEESIHLGETVVTSMGFETTLLDEPTNISVITKEKIEEKNYKNVIEALDDNPMINIVNSRNGAVIDMRGSGDSAMNNVKILVDGVAINPFNPTRKGLGLETIPMSNVERIEISPGGGAVLYGNGVSGGVVNIITKSGGYTGGYVESDIDSFNNKKFSTGGNYQLNDKISFGMNYAGQNNEEFREGEKGTSDYIDGNIQYKLSEKHKFGISASRYVENETTSGNALQRDIKLTNGKNLSDYGLETLEQNRKAKGVTSTDRNITKENVTGKYEYTPNKDFTLGVTAYNTNMYNRSNTSGYSLSEDKDSNKKPLGTYTLNSTSSSEDFREETTGVLLKATQKYERGTVIVGLDAISSKFTGKGVSDKGVTSIYDYQKDIVSPYILNKYNLTENLEFIAGYRYEWAEFNINRDDTSKGTTTLTRNDYDLTNNSYETTLNYKYRDTGSVFVRFEKGYMTPTPGQKTENNSVLKPETSTTYELGMKDYILHNTFISASIFRLEKEDEITGYKIDGDNSKYFRNEAETTRNGLEFTMENYIGDLTLTSGFVYMEAENQDGERLEEIPRFKANVSANYKFTPKFDTTVSYTYMGSKEGQGIMNSSRSLTDVGVRYRVTESLTVKAGINNLFNKEYYESQNNGGLTANPGEERSYYMGFKMTF; from the coding sequence ATGAAAAAATTAGCAATACTGTCATTTTTAATTTGTGTTGGAGCAGTTGCCAGAGGAGAGGAAAGTATACACTTAGGAGAAACAGTTGTTACATCTATGGGATTTGAAACTACTCTACTAGATGAGCCAACTAATATCAGTGTTATAACAAAGGAGAAGATTGAGGAGAAAAATTATAAAAATGTAATAGAAGCCCTTGATGACAATCCTATGATAAATATAGTTAATTCAAGGAATGGAGCTGTAATCGATATGAGAGGTAGTGGAGATTCAGCTATGAACAATGTCAAGATTCTAGTAGATGGTGTGGCAATAAATCCATTTAATCCTACTAGAAAGGGGCTAGGGCTAGAAACTATCCCTATGAGTAATGTAGAGAGAATAGAGATATCTCCAGGTGGTGGAGCAGTTTTATATGGAAATGGAGTTTCTGGAGGAGTAGTTAATATCATAACAAAATCTGGAGGATATACAGGTGGTTATGTAGAGAGTGATATTGACTCTTTCAATAACAAAAAGTTTTCAACAGGGGGGAACTATCAATTAAATGATAAAATCTCTTTTGGAATGAACTATGCTGGACAAAATAATGAAGAGTTCAGAGAGGGAGAGAAGGGAACTAGTGACTATATTGATGGAAATATTCAATATAAACTTTCTGAAAAACATAAGTTTGGAATATCTGCCTCAAGATATGTAGAGAATGAAACTACATCTGGAAATGCTCTACAAAGAGATATAAAATTAACAAATGGAAAAAACTTATCTGATTATGGATTAGAAACTTTAGAGCAAAATAGAAAGGCTAAGGGAGTTACTTCTACAGATAGAAATATCACAAAGGAAAATGTAACAGGAAAGTATGAGTACACTCCAAATAAAGATTTCACTTTAGGAGTTACAGCTTACAACACTAATATGTACAACAGAAGCAATACTAGCGGTTACTCTCTAAGTGAAGATAAGGATTCAAATAAAAAACCTTTAGGAACTTACACTTTAAACTCTACATCTAGTAGTGAGGATTTTAGAGAGGAAACAACAGGGGTACTATTAAAAGCCACTCAAAAATATGAGAGAGGAACTGTAATAGTAGGATTAGATGCTATATCTAGTAAATTTACAGGAAAGGGAGTATCAGATAAAGGGGTTACATCTATCTACGACTATCAAAAAGATATAGTGTCGCCATATATTTTAAACAAATATAATCTAACTGAAAACCTAGAGTTTATAGCTGGATATAGATATGAATGGGCAGAATTTAATATCAATAGAGATGATACTAGCAAAGGTACTACAACTCTTACTAGAAATGATTATGACCTAACTAACAACTCATATGAAACAACTTTAAACTACAAGTATAGAGATACAGGAAGTGTATTTGTAAGATTTGAAAAGGGGTATATGACTCCTACTCCTGGACAAAAAACAGAGAATAACTCTGTATTAAAACCAGAAACTTCTACTACTTATGAGTTAGGAATGAAAGACTATATATTACACAATACTTTTATCTCAGCGTCAATATTTAGATTGGAAAAGGAAGATGAGATAACTGGATATAAGATAGATGGAGATAACTCTAAATATTTTAGAAATGAAGCTGAAACTACTAGAAATGGTTTAGAGTTTACAATGGAAAACTACATTGGAGACTTAACTCTAACTTCTGGATTTGTATATATGGAAGCTGAAAATCAAGATGGAGAGAGATTAGAGGAGATACCAAGATTTAAGGCAAATGTAAGTGCAAATTACAAATTTACTCCTAAGTTTGATACTACTGTATCTTACACTTATATGGGAAGTAAAGAGGGGCAAGGGATAATGAACTCATCTCGTAGCCTAACAGATGTAGGAGTGAGATATAGAGTAACTGAATCACTTACAGTAAAAGCTGGAATAAACAACCTATTTAATAAAGAGTACTATGAATCTCAAAACAATGGAGGGCTTACAGCTAACCCAGGGGAAGAGAGAAGTTACTATATGGGATTTAAGATGACATTTTAA
- a CDS encoding Eco57I restriction-modification methylase domain-containing protein, whose amino-acid sequence MEKRYNYKVYTPNKIAEMITIKALTNYFRGDITEKKLLDVRVCDLSCGSGNLLLPFLEYLILLTKDIMGRYYYNPEWIKGCDIDEGAIKIIKRKGEELLKKYSLQGKIAIEKIDGLMLEGRKYNIILGNPPYLGEKNNKELFQKIKNTDFGMKYYEAKMDYLYFFVEKAIELLEDRGILVYLTTNYWLKADSAKKLRKALKENGEFLEIVFYNSSLFSKAKGQHNIIFSWEKTKKLDKNLKIELPEKIFNLKNSELYDENLKIVLADRESREYNRKVKMISNYTLGDLVNINQGIVSGYDKAFIFNEYQEKFKDYLKPFYKNKDIGKYTNKKNNFWILYLDRESELNEDLKEHLVEYYEKLNNRREVGTGRIKWWQLQWSRDKEIFSKPKILVRQRCKTNQFSYDEGEFYGSADIYFITVKNNDVDIFYILGYMNSTSFLQWFKYNGKIKGKNYEFYSTPLKDTPIYYPDDKNEIRCIGNLVKKQIKSYDKKVQEEIDRYFEKIFNK is encoded by the coding sequence ATGGAGAAAAGGTATAATTATAAGGTATATACTCCAAATAAGATAGCTGAGATGATCACTATTAAAGCATTAACTAATTATTTTAGAGGAGATATAACAGAAAAGAAACTTTTAGATGTAAGAGTCTGTGATCTGTCATGTGGGAGTGGAAATCTTTTACTTCCCTTTTTAGAATATTTGATATTACTTACAAAAGATATTATGGGTAGATATTATTATAACCCAGAATGGATAAAAGGTTGTGATATAGATGAGGGAGCTATAAAAATTATAAAAAGAAAGGGAGAAGAATTACTAAAAAAATACTCTTTACAGGGAAAAATTGCTATAGAGAAAATAGATGGACTGATGTTAGAGGGGAGAAAATATAATATAATTTTAGGAAATCCACCGTATCTCGGAGAAAAAAATAATAAAGAGTTATTTCAGAAAATAAAAAATACAGATTTTGGTATGAAATATTATGAAGCAAAGATGGATTATTTATATTTTTTTGTTGAGAAGGCTATAGAATTATTAGAAGATAGAGGAATTCTTGTATATTTGACAACTAACTATTGGCTTAAAGCTGATAGTGCTAAAAAATTACGAAAAGCTTTAAAAGAAAATGGAGAGTTTCTCGAGATAGTTTTTTATAATAGTTCTCTTTTTAGTAAGGCTAAGGGACAGCATAATATAATTTTTAGTTGGGAAAAAACAAAGAAATTAGATAAGAATTTAAAAATAGAGTTACCTGAGAAAATTTTTAATTTAAAAAATAGTGAGCTCTATGATGAGAATTTAAAAATAGTCTTGGCAGATAGAGAAAGTAGAGAGTATAATAGAAAAGTAAAAATGATTTCTAATTATACATTGGGAGACTTAGTAAATATAAATCAAGGGATAGTTTCGGGATATGATAAAGCTTTTATATTTAACGAGTATCAAGAAAAATTTAAAGATTATTTAAAACCTTTTTATAAAAATAAAGATATAGGAAAATATACTAACAAAAAAAATAACTTTTGGATTTTATATCTTGATAGAGAAAGCGAACTTAATGAGGATCTAAAAGAACATCTGGTGGAGTATTATGAAAAATTAAATAATAGAAGAGAAGTAGGAACAGGAAGAATAAAATGGTGGCAACTTCAATGGTCAAGAGATAAGGAAATATTTTCTAAACCTAAGATATTAGTTCGTCAAAGATGTAAAACTAACCAGTTTTCATATGATGAAGGAGAGTTTTATGGAAGTGCTGATATTTATTTTATAACTGTTAAAAATAATGATGTAGATATTTTTTATATTTTAGGTTATATGAACTCTACTTCTTTTTTACAATGGTTTAAGTATAATGGAAAGATAAAGGGGAAAAATTATGAATTTTATTCTACACCGCTTAAAGATACACCGATATATTATCCAGATGATAAAAATGAAATTCGATGTATAGGTAATCTTGTAAAAAAACAAATAAAAAGTTATGATAAAAAGGTACAGGAAGAGATAGATAGATATTTTGAAAAAATTTTTAATAAGTGA